In Trueperaceae bacterium, the following are encoded in one genomic region:
- the map gene encoding type I methionyl aminopeptidase yields the protein MIIKRPAELDIMAEAAVINREALAVVEAAVAPGVTTRELNALAEDAILSRGGKPAFKGYNGFPATICASPNEVVVHGFPDDRPLRDGDIISIDIGTFYRGYAADMARTYPVGTVSVDAGRLLEVTERSLTAGIAAAQAGNRLGDVSAAIQGVVEAAGFWVVREFVGHGIGREFHEGPEVPNFGRVGTGPVLRPGLVLAIEPMVAQRRARVVIADDGWTASTENGCLAAHFEHTVAITEDGPWVLTANGGASDARALGTAPGGVHGA from the coding sequence GTGATCATCAAGCGCCCGGCGGAGCTCGACATCATGGCGGAGGCCGCGGTCATCAACCGCGAGGCGCTCGCCGTGGTGGAGGCCGCCGTGGCGCCCGGCGTCACCACGCGCGAGTTGAACGCGCTGGCCGAAGATGCTATCCTCTCACGCGGCGGGAAGCCCGCTTTCAAAGGCTACAACGGCTTCCCGGCCACGATCTGCGCCAGCCCCAACGAGGTGGTCGTTCACGGGTTCCCCGACGACAGGCCCCTCCGGGACGGCGACATAATCTCGATCGACATCGGGACGTTCTACCGCGGTTACGCCGCCGACATGGCGCGCACCTACCCGGTCGGCACCGTCTCGGTCGATGCAGGCAGGCTCCTCGAGGTGACGGAACGGTCGTTGACCGCCGGCATCGCGGCGGCGCAGGCCGGCAACCGCTTGGGCGACGTTTCCGCGGCCATTCAGGGCGTCGTCGAGGCGGCAGGTTTCTGGGTAGTCCGCGAGTTCGTGGGGCACGGCATCGGCCGGGAGTTCCACGAGGGACCGGAAGTGCCCAACTTCGGTCGTGTCGGCACGGGGCCCGTACTCCGTCCCGGCCTCGTACTGGCGATCGAGCCCATGGTGGCTCAGCGGCGCGCTCGCGTCGTCATCGCAGACGACGGTTGGACGGCTTCCACTGAGAACGGGTGTCTGGCGGCACATTTCGAGCACACCGTAGCCATCACGGAAGATGGCCCTTGGGTGCTGACGGCTAACGGCGGCGCGAGCGACGCGAGAGCGCTCGGC
- a CDS encoding adenylate kinase, with protein MGPPGAGKGTQANLLAEARGLRKLSTGDMLRSHVRDGTELGVKAKRVMDEGGLVSDDIIIGMVAAELDAMEPVRVLLDGFPRTPGQAEALDDLLAGYDSQVDAAIELVVDDAELVRRLLGRAEAEGRSDDNEATIRRRMAVYREQTAPLVDHYERKGKHVSVDGVGTTAAVAARIAAALGSRSK; from the coding sequence ATGGGCCCACCCGGCGCGGGCAAGGGCACGCAGGCGAACCTCCTCGCCGAGGCCCGAGGTCTGCGCAAGCTGTCGACCGGCGACATGCTCCGCTCGCACGTGCGTGACGGCACCGAGCTGGGCGTGAAGGCCAAGCGCGTGATGGACGAAGGCGGGCTCGTCTCCGACGACATCATCATCGGCATGGTCGCGGCAGAGCTCGACGCCATGGAGCCCGTGCGGGTCCTGCTCGATGGGTTCCCCCGGACGCCGGGCCAGGCGGAGGCGCTCGACGACCTGCTGGCCGGCTACGACAGCCAGGTCGACGCCGCCATCGAGCTGGTGGTCGACGACGCCGAACTCGTGAGGCGCCTGCTGGGTCGCGCCGAGGCCGAGGGCCGCTCCGACGACAACGAGGCGACCATCCGGCGCCGCATGGCCGTCTACCGCGAGCAGACCGCGCCGCTCGTCGACCATTACGAGCGAAAGGGCAAGCACGTGAGCGTCGATGGCGTGGGCACCACCGCCGCCGTCGCGGCGCGCATCGCCGCCGCCCTCGGAAGCCGGTCCAAGTGA
- the secY gene encoding preprotein translocase subunit SecY: MLKAFRNALVIPDLRAKLLVTIGLLAAYRLMVHIPTPGIDIATLKAGGFGGGVFSLLNFISGGNFEVFSIAALGVIPYITASIIIQLLQSTYPPLEKLSKEGEEGRRKITQYTRWGATALGAIQALFLAIALIGPSGALKVGWSNGPFFWFVVLVTQVAGITVVMWLGEKITEYGIGNGISLIIYAGIVASFPGALGQQFALIGAGESNVFGLLFYFVLLIVSIAGMVLVQQAERRIPVQYARKVVGRKVMGGQTTYIPLRVNAAGVIPIIFAVAILVLPQTLIGAFPEIAWLQALGAWFNPSVWQGIILSTLLIVGFTYFYTQISFDPRRISENLREYGGFVPGVRPGQQTTEHLTRITNRITLWGALFLGLVNALPQTFSWLTGQQQLSLAFSGTGLLIMVGVALDTLRQLESQLMMRHYEGFVSKGRIRGRGRRF; this comes from the coding sequence ATGCTGAAGGCCTTTCGCAATGCTCTGGTCATCCCGGACTTGCGGGCCAAGCTGCTCGTCACCATCGGACTCCTCGCCGCCTACCGCCTGATGGTCCACATCCCCACGCCGGGGATCGACATCGCCACGTTGAAGGCGGGCGGGTTCGGTGGCGGGGTGTTCTCGCTCCTCAACTTCATCTCGGGCGGCAACTTCGAGGTCTTCTCGATCGCGGCGCTCGGCGTGATCCCCTACATCACGGCCAGCATCATCATCCAGCTGCTGCAGAGCACCTACCCGCCCCTCGAGAAGCTCTCCAAGGAGGGCGAGGAGGGGCGGCGCAAGATCACCCAGTACACGCGCTGGGGCGCCACGGCGCTCGGCGCCATCCAGGCGCTGTTCCTGGCCATCGCCCTGATCGGCCCGTCCGGCGCCCTCAAGGTCGGCTGGTCGAACGGTCCGTTCTTCTGGTTCGTCGTGCTCGTCACCCAGGTGGCCGGCATCACGGTCGTCATGTGGCTCGGTGAGAAGATCACGGAGTACGGCATCGGCAACGGCATCTCGTTGATCATCTACGCGGGGATCGTGGCGTCGTTCCCGGGCGCCCTCGGGCAGCAGTTCGCCCTCATCGGCGCCGGTGAGTCCAACGTGTTCGGGCTCCTCTTCTACTTCGTGCTCCTCATCGTGTCGATCGCGGGCATGGTGCTCGTGCAGCAGGCGGAGCGGCGCATCCCGGTGCAGTACGCCCGCAAGGTCGTCGGGCGCAAGGTGATGGGCGGTCAGACCACCTACATCCCGCTGCGCGTCAACGCCGCCGGCGTGATCCCCATCATCTTCGCCGTCGCCATCCTCGTGCTGCCCCAGACCCTCATCGGGGCGTTCCCGGAGATCGCCTGGCTCCAGGCGCTCGGCGCCTGGTTCAACCCGTCCGTGTGGCAGGGCATCATCCTCAGCACCCTGCTCATCGTGGGCTTCACCTACTTCTACACCCAGATCTCGTTCGACCCGCGCCGCATCAGCGAGAACCTGCGCGAGTACGGCGGCTTCGTGCCCGGCGTGCGCCCCGGGCAGCAGACGACCGAGCACCTGACCCGCATCACCAACCGCATCACGCTGTGGGGGGCGCTCTTCCTCGGCCTCGTCAACGCGCTGCCGCAGACCTTCTCCTGGCTCACGGGCCAGCAGCAGCTCTCGCTCGCGTTCTCGGGCACCGGCCTCCTCATCATGGTCGGCGTGGCGCTCGACACCCTGCGCCAGCTCGAGTCGCAGCTGATGATGCGCCACTACGAGGGCTTCGTCTCCAAGGGTCGCATACGCGGCCGCGGGAGGCGCTTCTAG
- the rplO gene encoding 50S ribosomal protein L15: protein MKLNELKPAPGSTKDRKRLGRGVGSGRGKTAGRGQKGQTSRSGFSQGAGWEGGRSRLIMRLPKRGFTRVKEPLQLVNVRDLGGFAAGAEVGAAELVAAGLVRRADHPIKLLADGELTVTGLVITVDAASKGALAAVEAAGGKVVLPAAPAEGA, encoded by the coding sequence GTGAAGCTGAACGAACTCAAGCCCGCGCCCGGCTCGACGAAGGACCGCAAGCGCCTGGGGCGCGGCGTCGGCAGCGGACGCGGCAAGACCGCCGGCCGCGGCCAGAAGGGGCAGACCAGCCGCTCCGGCTTCAGCCAGGGTGCCGGTTGGGAAGGCGGGCGCTCGCGCCTCATCATGCGCCTCCCCAAGCGCGGCTTCACGCGCGTCAAGGAGCCGCTGCAGCTCGTCAACGTGCGTGACCTGGGCGGCTTCGCGGCCGGCGCCGAGGTCGGCGCGGCCGAACTCGTCGCCGCCGGCCTGGTCAGGCGCGCCGACCACCCCATCAAGCTCCTCGCCGACGGTGAGCTGACCGTCACGGGCCTCGTCATCACGGTCGATGCGGCCTCCAAGGGGGCTCTGGCCGCCGTGGAAGCCGCCGGGGGCAAGGTCGTGCTCCCCGCGGCGCCGGCCGAGGGAGCCTAA
- the rpmD gene encoding 50S ribosomal protein L30, whose translation MRLKLVRSLIGTTKRQRGTVNALGLKKIGDVREVVDNESTRGMVERVKHLLVIEGNEKR comes from the coding sequence ATGAGACTCAAGCTCGTCCGCAGCCTCATCGGCACCACCAAGCGGCAGCGCGGCACCGTCAACGCCCTCGGGCTGAAGAAGATCGGTGACGTGCGCGAGGTGGTCGACAACGAATCGACTCGCGGGATGGTCGAGCGGGTCAAGCACCTGCTCGTCATCGAAGGGAACGAGAAGCGGTGA
- the rpsE gene encoding 30S ribosomal protein S5, whose translation MADTDFEDKVIFIRRTAKTYKGGRRFRFGAMVVIGDRNGRVGVGLGKAREVPVAVQKGQHVARRNVIDVPIQDPGTIPHEVLGEHGTSRVMLKPAGAGTGVIAGSVPRAIVELAGYSNLLTKELGSRNQTNVAYAVIDGLKQLRTYDEAKRVRESAE comes from the coding sequence ATGGCTGACACCGACTTCGAAGACAAGGTCATCTTCATCCGCCGCACCGCCAAGACCTACAAGGGTGGCCGGCGCTTCCGGTTCGGCGCAATGGTCGTCATCGGCGACCGCAACGGGCGCGTCGGGGTGGGCCTCGGCAAGGCGCGCGAGGTGCCGGTGGCGGTCCAGAAGGGCCAGCACGTTGCCCGCCGCAACGTCATCGACGTGCCCATCCAGGACCCGGGCACCATCCCCCACGAGGTGCTGGGCGAGCACGGCACCAGCCGCGTGATGCTCAAGCCCGCGGGCGCCGGCACCGGCGTCATCGCCGGGAGCGTGCCGCGCGCCATCGTCGAGCTGGCCGGCTACAGCAACCTCCTCACGAAGGAACTCGGCAGCCGCAACCAGACGAACGTCGCCTACGCCGTCATCGACGGCCTCAAGCAGCTCCGCACCTACGACGAGGCCAAGCGCGTGCGGGAGAGCGCCGAATGA
- the rplR gene encoding 50S ribosomal protein L18 has product MNAITARKERRANRTRRRLRRPVETGRLRLSVFRSAKHIYAQVIDDEHGTTVAEANSKTLTPAGSKTEQAAAVGKALAERALAAGVKSVVFDRGSFRYHGRVKALAEGAREGGLEF; this is encoded by the coding sequence ATGAACGCCATAACCGCACGCAAGGAACGTCGCGCCAACCGCACCCGCCGGCGCCTGCGCCGCCCGGTCGAGACCGGGAGGCTCCGGCTGTCCGTGTTCCGCAGCGCCAAGCACATCTACGCCCAGGTCATCGACGACGAGCACGGCACCACCGTCGCAGAGGCCAACAGCAAGACGCTCACGCCGGCCGGCAGCAAGACCGAGCAGGCCGCCGCCGTCGGCAAGGCGCTGGCGGAGCGCGCCCTCGCCGCGGGGGTCAAGAGCGTCGTCTTCGACCGCGGTTCCTTCCGGTACCACGGTCGCGTCAAGGCCCTGGCCGAAGGGGCCCGTGAAGGAGGCCTCGAGTTCTGA
- the rplF gene encoding 50S ribosomal protein L6 — protein sequence MSRIGRSPIALPKGVETKLQAPGKVAVKGPKGSLEVVFSPRMELKEEGGTLNVVRPTDNRDDRAQHGLARTLIANAVTGVTQGYEKKLEIHGVGFRCANKGSNLELTLGFSHPVVVEAPAGITIQATEPTRITVSGIDKQLVGQVAANIRALRPPDSYHGKGVRYAGETVRLKPGKSAAR from the coding sequence ATGTCGCGCATCGGACGCTCACCCATCGCCCTCCCCAAGGGCGTCGAGACGAAGCTCCAGGCGCCCGGCAAGGTCGCAGTCAAGGGCCCCAAGGGTAGCCTCGAGGTGGTCTTCAGCCCCCGCATGGAGCTGAAGGAGGAGGGCGGCACCCTCAACGTCGTGCGGCCGACCGACAACCGCGACGACCGCGCGCAGCACGGCCTGGCGCGCACCCTGATCGCCAACGCCGTCACCGGCGTCACCCAGGGCTACGAGAAGAAGCTCGAGATCCACGGCGTGGGCTTCCGCTGCGCTAACAAGGGCAGCAACCTCGAGCTGACGCTCGGCTTCTCGCACCCGGTGGTGGTCGAGGCGCCCGCCGGCATCACCATCCAGGCCACCGAGCCCACCCGCATCACCGTCAGCGGCATCGACAAGCAGCTCGTCGGCCAGGTCGCCGCCAACATCCGCGCGCTCCGGCCGCCGGACTCGTACCACGGCAAGGGTGTCAGGTACGCCGGCGAAACCGTCCGTCTCAAGCCCGGTAAGTCCGCGGCTCGCTGA
- the rpsH gene encoding 30S ribosomal protein S8, with translation MQTDPIADMLTRIRNAVAKAEASVDVPASKFKLALGRLLVTEGYLKSIEEVDKEGKPYLRIGLKYGHKRAPVIHSLKRVSTPGRRAYAKAEHVPVVRGGLGLAVISTSKGLLADREARRTNVGGEIVCEVW, from the coding sequence ATGCAGACGGATCCAATCGCAGACATGCTCACGCGCATCCGCAACGCCGTGGCCAAGGCCGAGGCGAGCGTCGACGTGCCGGCGAGCAAGTTCAAGCTGGCCCTCGGCCGGCTCCTCGTGACCGAGGGCTACCTCAAGTCGATCGAAGAGGTCGACAAGGAGGGCAAGCCCTACCTGCGCATCGGCCTCAAGTACGGCCACAAGCGCGCGCCGGTCATCCACTCCCTCAAGCGCGTTTCCACCCCCGGCCGCCGCGCCTACGCCAAGGCCGAGCACGTGCCCGTCGTCCGCGGCGGGCTGGGCCTCGCCGTCATCTCCACCTCGAAGGGCCTGCTCGCCGACCGCGAGGCGCGCCGCACCAACGTCGGCGGCGAGATCGTCTGCGAGGTGTGGTGA
- a CDS encoding type Z 30S ribosomal protein S14, whose amino-acid sequence MATKAHIAKSKRTPKFSARAGNRCSRCGRSRGYLRDFGVCRICMREMAHLGHLPGVVKSSW is encoded by the coding sequence GTGGCCACGAAGGCTCACATCGCCAAGTCCAAGCGCACCCCCAAGTTCAGCGCCCGCGCCGGCAACCGCTGCTCGCGCTGCGGCCGTTCGCGCGGCTACCTGCGCGACTTCGGCGTCTGCCGCATCTGCATGCGCGAGATGGCGCACCTCGGGCACCTGCCCGGCGTCGTCAAGTCGAGCTGGTGA
- the rplE gene encoding 50S ribosomal protein L5, with protein MTIQKIELPIKKRYAAIQPQLAERHGYSNPMAIPRVEKIVVNMGVGEAREDSKVIEKASREIAAITLQRPAVTRAKKSVSNFKVRAGMPVGLRVTLRGVRMWAFLDRLINVALPRVRDFRGVPTSSFDGRGNYSLGIREQMVFPEISYEQVDATRGFDVTIVTTAKTDEEARSLLELLGMPFRK; from the coding sequence ATGACCATACAGAAGATCGAACTCCCCATCAAGAAGCGGTACGCCGCCATCCAGCCGCAGCTGGCGGAGCGCCACGGCTACAGCAACCCCATGGCCATCCCGCGGGTCGAGAAGATCGTGGTGAACATGGGCGTCGGCGAGGCGCGCGAGGACTCGAAGGTCATCGAGAAGGCCTCCCGCGAGATCGCCGCCATCACGCTGCAGCGGCCCGCCGTCACGCGCGCCAAGAAGTCGGTCTCCAACTTCAAGGTCCGCGCCGGCATGCCCGTCGGTCTGCGCGTCACGCTGCGCGGCGTGCGCATGTGGGCGTTCCTCGACCGGCTCATCAACGTCGCGCTCCCCCGCGTCCGCGACTTCCGCGGCGTCCCCACCAGCAGCTTCGACGGCCGCGGCAACTACAGCCTCGGCATCCGCGAGCAGATGGTGTTCCCCGAGATCAGCTACGAGCAGGTCGACGCCACCCGCGGTTTCGACGTCACCATCGTCACGACGGCCAAGACCGACGAGGAGGCGCGCTCGCTCCTCGAACTCCTCGGCATGCCGTTCCGCAAGTAA
- the rplX gene encoding 50S ribosomal protein L24 translates to MSQAKSRIKKGDNVRVIAGKHKGSEGEVMAVDRERQRVLIKNVNIIKKAQKPTQENPRGGFVEQEATIHLSNVQLLDPKAGVPTRISYRRLDDGRKVRVAVKSGSQLDE, encoded by the coding sequence ATGTCGCAGGCCAAGTCGCGCATCAAGAAGGGCGACAACGTCAGGGTCATCGCCGGCAAGCACAAGGGCTCCGAGGGCGAGGTCATGGCCGTCGACCGCGAGCGCCAGCGCGTGCTCATCAAGAACGTGAACATCATCAAGAAGGCGCAGAAGCCCACCCAGGAGAACCCGCGCGGGGGCTTCGTGGAGCAGGAAGCGACCATCCACCTCAGCAACGTGCAGTTGCTCGACCCCAAGGCGGGCGTCCCGACCCGCATCAGTTACCGCCGGCTCGACGACGGGCGCAAGGTGCGCGTCGCCGTCAAGAGCGGCAGCCAGTTGGACGAGTGA
- the rplN gene encoding 50S ribosomal protein L14 has product MIQQETFLDVADNSGARTIQCIRVLGTGQQWVGSVGDVIVAAVKDAIPHAAVKKGDVVKAVIVRTKKEVNRKDGSSIRFDSNAAVILTAQNEPRGTRVFGPVARELREKKFMRIVSLAPEVL; this is encoded by the coding sequence ATGATCCAGCAGGAGACTTTCCTAGACGTCGCCGACAACTCGGGCGCGCGCACCATCCAGTGCATCCGCGTCCTCGGCACCGGCCAGCAGTGGGTCGGGTCGGTCGGTGACGTGATCGTGGCGGCCGTCAAGGACGCCATCCCGCACGCGGCGGTGAAGAAGGGCGACGTCGTCAAGGCCGTCATCGTCCGCACCAAGAAGGAAGTGAACCGCAAGGACGGCTCCTCCATCCGCTTCGACAGCAACGCCGCCGTCATCCTCACCGCCCAGAACGAGCCGCGCGGCACGCGCGTCTTCGGGCCCGTCGCTCGCGAACTGCGCGAGAAGAAGTTCATGCGCATCGTGTCGCTCGCCCCGGAGGTGCTGTGA
- the rpsQ gene encoding 30S ribosomal protein S17 — MQGRVVSDKADKTVTVNVERRFKHPLYGKVVTVSKRYLAHDEENAYQVGDLVEIKASRPISRRKRFVVSRLLEKARA, encoded by the coding sequence ATGCAGGGCCGCGTCGTGAGCGACAAGGCCGACAAGACCGTGACGGTCAACGTGGAGCGGCGCTTCAAGCACCCGCTCTACGGCAAGGTCGTCACCGTCTCCAAGCGCTACCTGGCGCACGACGAGGAGAACGCCTACCAGGTCGGCGACCTGGTGGAGATCAAGGCCAGCCGCCCCATCAGCCGCCGCAAGCGCTTCGTCGTGTCGCGCCTGCTGGAGAAGGCGCGCGCCTGA
- a CDS encoding 50S ribosomal protein L29, with protein sequence MKPNEVRNMSAGEIAAEVEKRREELFDLRLQSAVGHTSNPRRARMAKREIARLLTIAKEKAEGTR encoded by the coding sequence ATGAAGCCCAATGAGGTCAGGAACATGAGCGCCGGCGAGATCGCCGCCGAGGTGGAGAAGCGCCGCGAGGAGCTCTTCGACCTGCGCCTCCAGTCGGCGGTCGGCCACACGAGCAACCCGCGCAGGGCGCGGATGGCGAAGCGTGAGATCGCCCGCCTGCTCACCATCGCCAAGGAGAAGGCCGAGGGAACACGGTGA
- the rplP gene encoding 50S ribosomal protein L16, with product MLLPKRVKYRKQMRGRMTGATKGGDYVAFGDYGLVALEPAWIKSNQIEAVRVTMSRYFRRGGKIYVRIFPDKPVTKKPQEVRMGKGKGAVEYWVSVVKPGRVLFEVANVTEEQAKEAFRLASHKLPIKVKMVKREIYDEAQ from the coding sequence ATGTTGCTACCCAAGCGCGTCAAGTACCGCAAGCAGATGCGCGGTCGCATGACCGGCGCCACCAAGGGCGGCGACTACGTCGCGTTCGGCGACTACGGCCTGGTGGCGCTCGAGCCGGCCTGGATCAAGTCGAACCAGATCGAGGCCGTGCGCGTCACCATGAGCCGTTACTTCCGCCGCGGTGGTAAGATCTACGTTCGCATCTTCCCCGACAAGCCCGTCACCAAGAAGCCGCAGGAAGTGCGGATGGGTAAGGGCAAGGGGGCGGTGGAGTACTGGGTCAGCGTCGTGAAGCCGGGCCGGGTCCTGTTCGAGGTGGCCAACGTCACCGAGGAGCAGGCCAAGGAGGCGTTCCGCCTCGCCAGCCACAAGCTCCCCATCAAGGTGAAGATGGTCAAGCGGGAGATCTACGATGAAGCCCAATGA
- the rpsC gene encoding 30S ribosomal protein S3, whose product MGNKINPVGFRLGVNKEPSAHWYAAPADYPRLLQEDELIRKVVNKDVGHSGIARIDIERAAHNINVTIHTAKPGVVIGRGGEAIKALRTKLSAQIPGTIGVNVTEVPNPNTNAALIAQRIAEQLERRFAFRRAMKQAVQRTMESGARGVKIRCSGRLGGAEQARPEWYADGRVPLQTLRADIDYGTARANTTYGVIGVKAWVFHGEIVGDKQRKAAVLPRPKVDDDKKRRRRPGARRRDGAGGKPGARDARPRARKERG is encoded by the coding sequence GTGGGAAATAAGATCAACCCCGTCGGCTTCAGGCTCGGCGTGAACAAGGAGCCGTCCGCGCACTGGTACGCCGCGCCGGCCGACTACCCGCGCCTCCTGCAAGAGGACGAGCTCATCCGGAAGGTCGTCAACAAGGACGTCGGCCACTCCGGCATCGCCCGCATCGACATCGAGCGCGCGGCGCACAACATCAACGTGACCATCCACACGGCCAAGCCCGGCGTGGTCATCGGTCGCGGGGGCGAGGCCATCAAGGCGCTGCGCACCAAGCTGAGCGCGCAGATCCCCGGCACCATCGGGGTGAACGTCACCGAGGTCCCCAACCCGAACACCAACGCGGCGCTCATCGCGCAGCGCATCGCCGAGCAGCTCGAACGCCGCTTCGCGTTCCGCCGCGCCATGAAGCAGGCCGTGCAGCGCACGATGGAGTCGGGCGCGCGCGGCGTCAAGATCCGCTGCTCCGGCCGGTTGGGCGGCGCCGAGCAGGCGCGCCCCGAGTGGTACGCCGACGGCCGCGTGCCCCTGCAGACGCTGCGCGCCGACATCGACTACGGCACCGCGCGCGCCAACACGACCTACGGCGTCATCGGCGTCAAGGCGTGGGTCTTCCATGGCGAGATCGTGGGCGACAAGCAGCGCAAGGCCGCCGTCCTGCCCAGGCCGAAGGTCGACGACGACAAGAAGCGCCGGCGGCGCCCCGGCGCCAGGCGCCGCGACGGCGCGGGCGGCAAGCCCGGAGCTCGCGACGCGCGACCGCGCGCCCGTAAGGAGCGTGGCTGA
- the rplV gene encoding 50S ribosomal protein L22: MAQQAKASLRQLRITARKTRLVADLIRGKDVTAAEDILRFTDKRSALPMLKVLKSAKANAVNNHDMFEDSLFVKAIEVDEGPTLKRFLPRARGRADLMRKRTCSISITLEERSGK; encoded by the coding sequence GTGGCGCAGCAAGCCAAGGCCTCCCTCCGCCAGCTGCGCATCACCGCGCGCAAGACGCGGCTCGTGGCGGACCTCATCCGCGGCAAGGACGTGACCGCCGCGGAGGACATCCTGCGCTTCACCGACAAGCGTTCGGCGCTGCCGATGCTCAAGGTGCTCAAGAGCGCCAAGGCCAACGCCGTCAACAACCACGACATGTTCGAGGACAGCCTCTTCGTCAAGGCGATCGAGGTCGACGAGGGCCCAACGCTCAAGCGCTTCCTGCCCCGCGCACGCGGCCGGGCCGACCTGATGCGCAAGCGCACCTGCAGCATCTCGATCACCCTGGAGGAACGTAGTGGGAAATAA
- the rpsS gene encoding 30S ribosomal protein S19: MARSLKKGPFVDGHLLKKIDAANASGDRRVIKTWSRRSTVVPEMVGHTIGVYNGRQHVPVFVQETMVGHKLGEFSPTRSFRGHSGSRKE, encoded by the coding sequence ATGGCCCGCAGCCTAAAGAAGGGGCCGTTCGTCGACGGCCACCTCCTCAAGAAGATCGACGCGGCCAACGCCTCCGGCGACCGGCGCGTGATCAAGACCTGGAGCCGCCGCAGCACCGTCGTGCCCGAGATGGTCGGCCACACGATCGGCGTCTACAACGGGCGCCAACACGTCCCCGTCTTCGTGCAGGAGACCATGGTCGGGCACAAGCTGGGCGAGTTCTCGCCCACGCGCTCGTTCCGCGGCCACTCCGGCTCGCGTAAGGAGTGA
- the rplB gene encoding 50S ribosomal protein L2 gives MSTKSYRPYTPSRRSMTTLDFAEITRESPEKSLVKPLKKSGGRNHHGRITTRFRGGGHKRRYRVVDFRRRDKEGVPAKVATIEYDPNRSANIALLHYRDGEKRYILAPDKLSVGSVVVCGAESEPVVGNAMPLRFIPIGAVVHAVELLPGKGAQLARSAGTSIQIQGRDGAYVTLRLPSGELRKVHGECYATVGGVGNSEHKNVVIGKAGRTRWLGRKPHQRGRAMNPVDHPHGGGEGRSTGGRPPVSPWGQQAKGLKTRDKRKGSSRFIVRRRKGS, from the coding sequence ATGTCAACCAAGAGCTATAGGCCGTACACCCCCTCCCGGCGCAGCATGACCACGCTCGACTTCGCCGAGATCACGCGCGAGTCGCCCGAGAAGTCGCTCGTCAAGCCCCTCAAGAAGTCGGGTGGTCGCAACCACCACGGGCGCATCACCACGCGCTTCCGTGGCGGCGGCCACAAGCGCCGCTACCGCGTCGTCGACTTCCGGCGCCGGGACAAGGAGGGCGTGCCCGCCAAGGTCGCCACCATCGAGTACGACCCGAACCGGAGCGCCAACATCGCCCTGCTGCACTACCGCGACGGCGAGAAGCGCTACATCCTCGCTCCCGACAAGTTGAGCGTCGGCAGCGTCGTCGTGTGCGGCGCCGAGTCCGAACCGGTCGTCGGCAACGCCATGCCGCTGCGCTTCATCCCCATCGGGGCGGTCGTGCACGCCGTCGAGCTCCTCCCGGGCAAGGGCGCGCAGCTCGCCCGCTCGGCCGGCACCAGCATCCAGATCCAGGGTCGCGACGGCGCGTACGTCACGCTCCGCCTCCCCTCCGGCGAGCTCCGCAAGGTGCACGGCGAGTGCTACGCCACCGTCGGCGGCGTGGGCAACAGCGAGCACAAGAACGTCGTCATCGGCAAGGCCGGCCGCACCCGCTGGCTGGGCCGCAAGCCGCACCAGCGCGGTCGCGCCATGAACCCGGTCGATCACCCGCACGGCGGTGGCGAGGGTCGCTCGACGGGCGGACGCCCGCCCGTCAGCCCCTGGGGCCAGCAGGCCAAGGGGTTGAAGACCCGCGACAAGCGCAAGGGTTCCAGCCGCTTCATCGTGCGGCGCCGGAAGGGGAGCTGA
- a CDS encoding 50S ribosomal protein L23, which produces MNPHDVIFAPVLSEKAVQAIQAGKYSFYVHPKANRVQIREAIETVFKVDVVKINLINVQGKIKRLGRFAGRRPERKKAIVTLKAGQRIEQLEGLS; this is translated from the coding sequence ATGAACCCGCACGACGTCATCTTCGCGCCGGTGCTCAGCGAGAAGGCCGTCCAGGCCATCCAGGCCGGCAAGTACTCCTTCTACGTCCATCCGAAGGCCAACCGCGTCCAGATCCGCGAGGCCATCGAGACGGTCTTCAAGGTCGACGTGGTCAAGATCAACCTGATCAACGTCCAGGGCAAGATCAAGCGCCTCGGCCGCTTCGCCGGCCGCCGCCCCGAGCGGAAGAAGGCCATCGTCACACTCAAGGCCGGGCAGCGCATCGAGCAGCTCGAGGGCCTGTCTTAA